In a single window of the Luteibacter rhizovicinus DSM 16549 genome:
- a CDS encoding NAD-dependent protein deacetylase, translating into MNTLPALDDDDSLRAFLQMHPRLFVVTGAGISTDSGIPDYRDVQGAWKRSPPMTLQMFMSGPPARARYWARGMIGWRHFGSVQPNVAHRALAAMEHAGRIELLLTQNVDGLHEAAGSLNVVDLHGRLDRVRCMQCGDITRRDTTQARLEAANPDWLSLHARIAPDGDADLDGVDFSRFEVPECTVCGGILKPDVVYFGENVPRARVDTAWAHLGRADAMLVVGSSLMVYSGYRFVLEASRRGLPIASINLGVTRADALITLKIEQSCAEALAPYA; encoded by the coding sequence GTGAACACCCTGCCCGCCCTCGACGACGACGATTCGCTACGCGCATTCCTGCAGATGCATCCGCGTCTGTTCGTCGTCACCGGCGCCGGCATCAGCACGGACTCGGGCATCCCCGATTACCGGGATGTCCAGGGCGCGTGGAAACGCAGCCCGCCGATGACCCTGCAGATGTTCATGAGCGGTCCACCAGCGCGGGCGCGCTACTGGGCGCGCGGCATGATCGGCTGGCGACACTTCGGCAGCGTGCAACCGAACGTGGCCCACCGCGCCCTGGCCGCGATGGAGCACGCAGGCCGCATCGAGCTGTTGCTCACCCAGAACGTGGATGGCTTGCATGAGGCCGCGGGCAGCCTCAACGTCGTCGACCTGCACGGGCGCCTCGATCGCGTGCGCTGCATGCAGTGCGGGGACATCACCCGCCGCGACACCACGCAGGCGCGGCTCGAAGCGGCGAACCCGGACTGGCTGTCACTCCACGCCAGGATCGCGCCCGATGGCGATGCCGATCTCGACGGCGTGGATTTCTCCCGCTTCGAGGTCCCCGAATGCACGGTCTGCGGCGGCATCCTCAAGCCCGATGTGGTGTACTTCGGCGAGAACGTGCCACGCGCGCGCGTCGATACCGCATGGGCTCATCTGGGCCGCGCCGACGCCATGCTCGTCGTCGGCTCGTCGCTGATGGTCTACTCGGGGTATCGCTTCGTGCTCGAAGCCTCACGGCGCGGGCTTCCCATCGCGTCGATCAATCTCGGTGTGACGCGCGCCGATGCGTTGATAACGCTGAAAATCGAGCAATCCTGCGCCGAGGCGCTGGCGCCCTACGCCTAG
- the tadA gene encoding tRNA adenosine(34) deaminase TadA translates to MSITLDTLPEPTAPFSDADHAWMTRALALAEHARDVEGEVPVGAVLVMDGVMVGEGWNRNITLNDPTAHAEIQALRAAGQAVSNYRFPGSTLYVTLEPCAMCAMAMVHARVGRVVYGATDPKTGAAGSVFDTLVSERHNHRVAVQGGLEAEAASAMLRQFFRARR, encoded by the coding sequence TTGTCCATCACCCTCGATACCCTCCCTGAGCCGACCGCTCCCTTCAGCGACGCCGACCACGCGTGGATGACGCGCGCCCTCGCGCTGGCTGAGCATGCGCGTGATGTCGAGGGCGAAGTCCCGGTGGGGGCCGTGCTGGTCATGGATGGCGTCATGGTCGGTGAGGGCTGGAATCGCAACATCACGCTCAACGACCCCACGGCGCACGCGGAGATCCAGGCCTTGCGGGCCGCCGGGCAGGCTGTGTCCAACTATCGCTTTCCGGGCTCGACCCTGTACGTGACGCTGGAACCTTGCGCCATGTGTGCAATGGCCATGGTGCATGCGCGTGTCGGCAGGGTCGTGTACGGCGCCACCGATCCGAAGACGGGTGCGGCAGGCAGCGTCTTCGACACGCTGGTGTCCGAGCGGCACAATCATCGGGTTGCCGTGCAGGGTGGCCTGGAAGCCGAAGCGGCCAGCGCGATGCTGCGCCAGTTCTTCCGCGCGCGCCGCTAG
- a CDS encoding PLP-dependent aminotransferase family protein produces MDGSFGISIDRAGRLSLSDQIADGIRAAIREGRLAPGARLPSWNDLATQLGVARGTVRNAYERLADSQFIVAAGAAGTRVAKRPPGTRPEPDVPRPRRAFGAFASGPSLPAPFQVGVPAADLFPAALWSRMLAQAARDAAMIPAGYPDPRGEPRLRAEIAGYLAVARGFACQPSQVFVTNGFAGALSIAVRALKLHGEQAWVEDPGYPFARTALAWAGLTCVPVPVDGEGLNVAAGIARGPDARVALVTPGQQAPLGVTLSLDRRHALLDWAHAGDRWIIEDDYLGELQLARRAAPALASMDARRVVHIGTFSKTISPALRVGYLVVPLDLIDQVAEVVGTLDPAPSPSVQLALEAYMRGGHYLRHLRRMKRAYAERRDALMTALTRLGVDHEPAGLAVHLRLPEGADDVSVAREALAEYLSPIPVSPWYAGAAKPRSGLLLGVTNVPPDHATFFAERLWRIVQRQVT; encoded by the coding sequence ATGGACGGTTCTTTCGGCATATCCATCGATCGGGCGGGGCGGCTCTCGCTGTCCGACCAGATAGCGGACGGCATCCGTGCCGCCATCCGCGAAGGGCGCCTTGCGCCGGGTGCGCGCCTGCCATCGTGGAACGACCTCGCCACCCAGTTGGGCGTGGCCCGTGGCACGGTGCGCAATGCGTACGAGCGGTTGGCCGATAGCCAGTTCATCGTGGCTGCCGGGGCGGCGGGGACACGCGTCGCGAAACGCCCTCCCGGCACGCGGCCGGAGCCGGACGTGCCGCGGCCGCGCCGGGCCTTCGGCGCGTTTGCGTCCGGACCCTCGCTACCGGCCCCGTTCCAGGTCGGCGTGCCGGCAGCGGACCTGTTTCCCGCCGCGCTGTGGTCACGCATGCTCGCCCAGGCTGCGCGCGATGCCGCCATGATCCCGGCGGGCTATCCCGATCCTCGAGGCGAACCGCGACTGCGCGCCGAGATCGCCGGTTACCTCGCGGTGGCGCGTGGCTTCGCCTGCCAGCCGTCCCAGGTGTTCGTCACCAACGGCTTCGCTGGCGCCCTCAGCATCGCCGTGCGGGCGCTCAAGCTGCACGGCGAACAGGCATGGGTCGAGGATCCGGGCTATCCCTTCGCACGCACGGCGCTGGCCTGGGCGGGGCTCACGTGCGTGCCGGTACCGGTCGATGGCGAAGGGCTGAACGTGGCCGCGGGTATCGCTCGTGGGCCGGACGCGCGGGTCGCCCTGGTCACCCCTGGCCAGCAGGCGCCGCTAGGCGTCACGCTTTCGCTGGATCGGCGGCATGCCTTGCTCGACTGGGCCCATGCGGGGGATCGCTGGATCATCGAGGACGACTACCTCGGCGAACTCCAGCTGGCCCGGCGCGCCGCACCCGCGCTGGCCTCCATGGACGCGCGGAGGGTCGTGCATATCGGTACCTTCAGCAAGACGATCTCTCCCGCCTTGCGGGTGGGGTACCTGGTCGTGCCGCTCGATCTGATCGATCAGGTCGCCGAGGTCGTGGGCACCCTCGATCCCGCGCCGTCGCCGTCGGTGCAACTGGCACTGGAGGCGTACATGCGCGGCGGCCATTACCTGCGTCATCTGCGTCGCATGAAGCGTGCCTATGCCGAGCGCCGCGACGCCCTGATGACGGCGTTGACGCGTCTGGGCGTCGACCATGAGCCCGCCGGGCTCGCGGTTCATCTCCGCCTGCCCGAGGGTGCGGACGACGTGAGCGTGGCACGGGAGGCACTGGCCGAATACCTGTCGCCAATCCCCGTATCGCCCTGGTATGCCGGTGCGGCCAAACCGCGGAGTGGATTGCTCCTGGGTGTGACCAATGTGCCGCCGGATCACGCGACGTTTTTCGCCGAGCGACTGTGGCGCATCGTGCAGCGCCAGGTCACATGA
- a CDS encoding carboxymuconolactone decarboxylase family protein, with translation MSNRIDYMKIAPDAMKGFVAVYGYLSQSGLDKHLIDLVFLRVSQINGCAYCIDMHSQDMHKHGVPFEKLILTSAWRESGDVFSQREQVALAWAESLALVADTGVPDADYEAAAAEFSDKELADLSTAIALMSAFNRMGVAFRNKPVTASRLARAA, from the coding sequence ATGAGCAACCGCATCGATTACATGAAGATCGCTCCCGACGCCATGAAGGGCTTTGTCGCCGTCTACGGCTACCTCTCGCAGAGCGGCCTGGACAAGCACCTGATCGACCTCGTCTTCCTCCGCGTCTCGCAGATCAATGGCTGCGCGTACTGCATCGACATGCACTCGCAGGACATGCACAAGCACGGCGTCCCGTTTGAAAAGCTGATCCTGACCTCGGCCTGGCGCGAATCCGGCGATGTCTTCAGCCAGCGGGAACAGGTCGCCCTGGCCTGGGCCGAATCGCTCGCCCTGGTCGCCGACACCGGCGTGCCGGACGCGGACTACGAGGCGGCTGCCGCCGAGTTCAGCGACAAGGAGCTCGCCGACCTCTCCACCGCGATCGCGCTGATGAGTGCGTTCAACCGAATGGGAGTGGCCTTTCGTAATAAGCCGGTGACGGCGTCGCGTCTCGCCAGGGCGGCCTGA
- a CDS encoding TonB-dependent receptor domain-containing protein produces MKRNKLACALAAFLLTPVASTAWAQSTSNDAAPQETPAAPSTLQTITVTGSAIPRIDTETASPVTTISAKDIARSGYTTISDVVRSISADNSGSIPNSFTNGFAAGSSGVALRGLTVNSTLVLIDGHRAANYAVADDGQRSFVDLNTIPLAAVDRIEVLKDGASSLYGADAIAGVVNVILKPGYQGMEATADVGNSAHGGGFTRKATFLAGGGDLNKDGYNAYFSAQYQEDNAISAGDRGFPYNTADLSGIGGANLQTGQPANGSGSIYGSVTPGTLGTPGDVTTGVPNTGATASLLTGGCGPKGKLTNDSSGTYCQQNTVAQYDQIQAKMKEGGVYGRFTVKINDTTKAYVSLSYMETKTDTVTTPAQIQGSTPNNTNNIALPAYLSNGSLNPNNPYAASGQAALINYAFGDIPRGGTYDNHNLRIVGDVAGTWGEWNYDAALVLNHTSLDTQLYGYLTYAGLINAVNTGSYNFLNPSSNSAAVRNALAPGYNKTSTSDLDAIDLAANRTLFDLPGGALGMAAGIQLRHEAQNDPTLNPDNEFQGLGNAQTKGSRDVEGAYLEFDAPLLDSLEADLSGRVDHYSDIGTEFAPKLGLKWKAFDWLAVRGTFSKGVRAPSFSENGSSSNEGFVTYNPPASFAAEHGNNGYVQAYQLAQFTDANKNIKPERAKSYTLGIVLQPTTWLNASFDYYHIKKTDVITSTDAGSILDAYYAGQPLPAGTQVIADKPDPLNPTALARPIEVIGSYINANSLKTNGLDVDLQAHFTFDNGIQYISDFSGTDIFTWKLTLPDGTVESFAGTHGPYNLSSGAGTPRYRESWSNTMIWNNLTVTGTFYHTSGMTNTAPDVYGSDCIPDGYSSCRVGSFTEFNLTSSFQFTPKIAVTASIMNAFDRKAPLDVANYAGNNYNPTYAQDGAIGRFFNLGVKVKL; encoded by the coding sequence ATGAAACGTAATAAACTCGCGTGCGCTCTGGCCGCGTTTCTCCTCACTCCTGTCGCCAGTACCGCGTGGGCGCAGTCGACCAGCAATGACGCCGCTCCGCAGGAGACCCCTGCCGCGCCCAGCACGCTGCAGACCATCACGGTGACTGGCTCGGCAATTCCGCGTATCGATACCGAAACCGCTTCGCCGGTGACGACCATCTCCGCCAAGGACATCGCTCGTAGCGGTTACACCACGATTTCCGATGTGGTCCGTTCGATATCGGCCGATAACAGCGGCTCGATTCCGAACAGCTTCACCAACGGTTTTGCCGCGGGCTCGTCCGGTGTCGCCCTGCGCGGCCTGACGGTCAATTCCACCCTCGTGCTGATCGACGGGCACCGTGCCGCCAACTACGCGGTAGCCGATGATGGTCAGCGTTCCTTCGTCGATCTGAATACGATCCCGCTCGCCGCGGTCGACCGTATCGAAGTGCTGAAGGACGGCGCCTCGTCGCTGTACGGTGCCGACGCAATCGCCGGTGTCGTGAACGTGATCCTCAAGCCTGGCTATCAAGGCATGGAGGCCACCGCGGACGTGGGCAACTCGGCGCACGGTGGCGGCTTCACTCGCAAGGCGACCTTCCTTGCGGGCGGTGGCGATCTGAACAAGGACGGTTACAACGCCTACTTCAGTGCCCAGTACCAGGAAGACAACGCCATCAGCGCGGGCGACCGTGGCTTCCCGTACAACACGGCGGATCTGAGCGGCATCGGTGGCGCCAATCTGCAGACCGGCCAGCCGGCGAACGGCTCCGGTTCGATCTATGGTTCGGTAACGCCGGGCACCCTGGGCACGCCCGGCGATGTCACCACCGGCGTGCCGAACACCGGTGCGACCGCCAGCCTGCTGACCGGCGGTTGCGGTCCCAAAGGCAAGCTCACCAACGACAGCTCGGGCACCTACTGCCAGCAAAACACCGTGGCGCAGTACGACCAGATCCAGGCCAAAATGAAGGAAGGCGGCGTCTACGGCCGCTTCACCGTGAAGATCAACGATACGACCAAGGCGTACGTGTCGCTCAGCTACATGGAGACGAAGACCGATACGGTCACCACGCCGGCGCAGATCCAGGGATCGACGCCGAACAACACCAATAACATCGCGCTGCCTGCCTATCTGAGCAACGGCAGCCTCAACCCGAATAACCCTTACGCAGCCAGCGGCCAGGCTGCGCTGATCAACTATGCGTTCGGTGACATTCCCCGCGGTGGCACGTACGACAACCACAACCTTCGCATCGTCGGCGATGTCGCCGGTACCTGGGGTGAGTGGAACTACGACGCGGCACTGGTGCTCAATCACACCAGCCTCGATACCCAGCTCTACGGTTACCTGACGTACGCGGGCCTGATCAACGCGGTCAATACCGGCAGCTACAACTTCCTCAACCCCTCCTCCAATAGCGCCGCCGTACGTAATGCCCTCGCGCCGGGCTACAACAAGACCTCGACCTCGGATCTCGATGCCATCGACCTGGCGGCCAATCGCACGCTGTTCGACCTTCCCGGTGGTGCGCTCGGCATGGCGGCCGGCATACAGCTACGCCACGAAGCACAGAACGACCCGACACTGAATCCCGACAACGAGTTCCAGGGTCTGGGCAATGCGCAGACCAAGGGCAGCCGCGACGTCGAGGGCGCCTATCTCGAATTCGATGCACCGTTGCTGGATTCGCTCGAGGCGGACCTGTCCGGCCGCGTCGATCACTATTCGGATATCGGTACCGAGTTCGCGCCCAAGCTGGGCCTGAAATGGAAGGCATTCGATTGGCTGGCTGTGCGCGGCACCTTCTCGAAGGGCGTGCGTGCGCCGAGCTTCTCCGAGAATGGCTCCAGCTCCAATGAAGGCTTTGTCACCTACAACCCGCCCGCATCCTTCGCGGCGGAGCATGGCAATAACGGCTATGTACAGGCGTACCAGCTGGCCCAGTTCACCGATGCCAACAAGAACATCAAGCCGGAGCGGGCGAAGAGTTACACGCTGGGCATCGTGCTGCAGCCGACGACCTGGTTGAATGCATCCTTCGACTACTATCACATCAAGAAAACCGATGTGATCACGTCGACCGACGCCGGTTCGATCCTGGACGCTTATTACGCAGGCCAACCCCTGCCCGCGGGCACCCAGGTCATCGCCGACAAACCCGATCCGCTCAATCCCACCGCCTTGGCTCGCCCGATCGAAGTGATTGGCAGCTATATCAATGCCAATTCGCTGAAGACCAACGGCCTCGATGTCGATCTGCAGGCGCACTTCACCTTCGACAACGGTATCCAGTACATATCCGACTTCAGCGGTACGGACATCTTCACCTGGAAGCTGACCCTTCCCGATGGCACGGTGGAATCGTTCGCGGGCACGCACGGGCCGTATAACCTGTCGTCGGGCGCCGGTACGCCGCGTTATCGCGAGTCGTGGTCGAATACGATGATCTGGAACAACCTCACCGTGACCGGCACGTTCTATCACACCAGCGGGATGACCAACACGGCGCCGGACGTGTATGGTAGCGATTGCATTCCAGACGGCTATTCCAGCTGCCGCGTCGGCTCGTTCACCGAGTTCAACCTCACCAGCAGCTTCCAGTTCACGCCGAAGATCGCCGTGACCGCGTCGATCATGAACGCGTTCGATCGCAAGGCGCCGCTGGACGTGGCCAACTACGCCGGCAACAACTACAACCCGACCTACGCCCAGGACGGCGCTATCGGCCGGTTCTTCAACCTGGGCGTCAAGGTCAAGCTGTAG
- a CDS encoding DNA-3-methyladenine glycosylase I → MSKDIKRCAWAGSDPLYTDYHDTEWGVPLHDSRMLWEQLMLEGFQAGLAWITVLRKRETFRKAFKGFEPARVARFTEKDILRLLDDPGIIRSRAKIEATINGARVYEEMKARGESFDAYCWSFTDGKVLRGDGRTVHAQTPLSVTISKDLKKRGFKFVGPTITYAWMQAVGIVDDHAIGCFRR, encoded by the coding sequence ATGAGCAAGGACATCAAGCGCTGCGCATGGGCTGGCAGCGATCCGCTATACACCGACTACCACGACACGGAGTGGGGCGTGCCGCTGCACGATTCACGGATGCTGTGGGAGCAATTGATGCTGGAAGGCTTCCAGGCGGGGCTAGCCTGGATCACCGTCCTGCGTAAACGCGAAACCTTCCGCAAGGCCTTCAAGGGATTCGAACCGGCCAGGGTCGCGCGTTTCACCGAGAAGGACATCCTGCGCCTCCTCGACGATCCGGGCATCATCCGCTCGCGCGCGAAGATCGAGGCCACGATCAACGGCGCACGCGTCTATGAAGAGATGAAAGCACGCGGCGAAAGCTTCGATGCCTATTGCTGGTCGTTCACCGACGGCAAGGTGCTGCGCGGCGACGGACGTACCGTGCACGCGCAGACACCTTTGTCGGTAACGATCTCGAAAGACCTCAAGAAGCGCGGTTTCAAGTTTGTCGGTCCGACCATCACTTACGCCTGGATGCAGGCCGTAGGCATCGTCGACGACCACGCCATCGGCTGCTTCCGGCGCTGA
- a CDS encoding TetR/AcrR family transcriptional regulator, which translates to MARAVFERADVIPLVAEAFRELGYDGASMSRITERTGLGKGSLYHFFPGGKEEMAAAVLADVDDWFEQHVFVALREGEPEAALAAMWRDVDAYFQSGGRVCLVGAFALDETRDRFAAAISGYFVRWIDALASALVRLGREEGEAREQAEDTVLGIQGALLLSRATQDAATFRAALQRMARRLGTTHHAQL; encoded by the coding sequence ATGGCGCGTGCCGTATTCGAGCGCGCCGACGTCATCCCGTTGGTTGCCGAGGCCTTCCGTGAACTCGGGTACGACGGCGCAAGCATGAGCCGGATCACCGAGCGCACCGGGCTGGGCAAGGGCAGCCTCTATCACTTCTTTCCGGGTGGGAAGGAAGAGATGGCGGCGGCTGTCCTGGCCGACGTGGACGACTGGTTCGAGCAGCATGTCTTCGTGGCGTTGCGCGAGGGCGAGCCGGAGGCGGCCCTCGCCGCCATGTGGCGGGATGTGGACGCCTACTTCCAGTCGGGTGGCCGCGTGTGTCTGGTCGGTGCGTTTGCGCTGGACGAGACTCGCGACCGATTCGCCGCGGCGATCTCCGGCTACTTCGTCCGCTGGATCGACGCGCTGGCTTCGGCCCTGGTCCGGCTGGGGCGTGAGGAGGGGGAAGCTCGCGAGCAGGCCGAGGACACGGTGCTGGGTATTCAGGGCGCCCTCCTGCTATCCCGTGCGACACAGGATGCGGCAACGTTTCGGGCGGCGCTGCAACGGATGGCGCGTCGCCTCGGAACCACGCATCATGCCCAGCTGTGA
- a CDS encoding DUF1348 family protein: MAAPVPPFTHESAVQKVRLAEDGWNSRDPAKVALAYTVDTQWRNRAEFASGRDEVIAFLTRKWKKEQEYRLIKELWAFTGDRIAVRFAYEWHDDSGNWFRSYGNENWEFDAKGEMHHRYACINDLPIAESERKFHWPQGRRPDDHPGLSDLGL; encoded by the coding sequence ATGGCCGCGCCCGTTCCTCCGTTCACCCATGAATCCGCCGTGCAGAAAGTCCGTCTGGCCGAAGATGGCTGGAACAGTCGCGACCCGGCCAAGGTCGCCCTCGCGTACACGGTCGACACCCAGTGGCGGAATCGTGCCGAGTTCGCAAGCGGCCGTGACGAGGTCATCGCCTTCCTGACCCGCAAGTGGAAGAAGGAACAGGAATACCGGCTGATCAAGGAGCTCTGGGCCTTCACCGGCGACCGTATCGCCGTGCGCTTCGCCTACGAGTGGCATGACGACAGCGGCAACTGGTTCCGTTCCTACGGCAACGAGAACTGGGAGTTCGATGCCAAGGGCGAAATGCACCATCGCTACGCCTGTATCAACGATCTGCCCATCGCCGAAAGCGAGCGCAAGTTCCATTGGCCGCAGGGACGTCGTCCGGACGATCACCCCGGTCTGTCCGACCTGGGCCTCTGA
- a CDS encoding aldo/keto reductase, translated as MTIRDKLLAGPLGFGTAPLGNMFRDIPEDEAAATVEAAWAQGTRFFDTAPFYGAGLAEIRLGKILANHPRDEYTLSTKVGRIVLDEVETGAREFGEKGGVFAHGRPNKVINDYSEKGTYQSIEDSLKRMNVGHIDFVWVHDIAQDFYGDEWLAMFETARTGAFRALDRMRDEGVIKGWGLGVNKTEPVEILLGLSNARPDATLLAGRYTLLDHAHALQRLMPAAAERGVDIVVGGPYSSGILAGGANFEYQAASPEIIARVDRIKALAAKHEVPVKAAAVQFALAHPAVAAVIPGASKPSRIAEDHAALKAVIPVDFWREMRQQGLVSPDAPLPGNA; from the coding sequence ATGACCATCCGCGACAAGCTTCTGGCCGGCCCGCTGGGCTTCGGTACCGCCCCGCTGGGCAACATGTTCCGCGACATCCCCGAGGACGAGGCCGCCGCGACGGTCGAGGCCGCCTGGGCGCAAGGCACGCGCTTCTTCGACACCGCCCCGTTCTATGGCGCCGGCCTCGCCGAGATCCGCCTGGGCAAGATCCTGGCGAACCACCCGCGCGACGAGTACACCTTGAGCACCAAGGTCGGCCGCATCGTCCTCGACGAAGTGGAAACCGGCGCCCGGGAGTTCGGCGAGAAGGGAGGCGTGTTCGCCCACGGCCGTCCGAACAAGGTCATCAACGATTACTCGGAAAAAGGCACGTACCAGTCGATCGAAGACAGCCTGAAGCGCATGAATGTCGGGCACATCGACTTTGTCTGGGTGCACGACATCGCACAGGATTTCTACGGCGACGAGTGGCTGGCCATGTTCGAGACGGCTCGTACCGGCGCGTTCCGTGCGCTCGATCGCATGCGCGACGAAGGCGTCATCAAGGGCTGGGGCCTGGGTGTGAACAAGACCGAGCCGGTGGAAATCCTGCTGGGCCTCAGCAACGCCCGTCCGGATGCGACGCTTCTGGCGGGACGCTACACGCTGCTCGATCACGCCCACGCCCTCCAGCGCCTGATGCCGGCCGCGGCTGAGCGGGGCGTCGATATCGTCGTCGGCGGTCCGTACAGCTCGGGCATCCTCGCCGGTGGCGCTAACTTCGAATACCAGGCGGCGTCGCCGGAGATCATCGCGCGCGTCGACCGGATCAAGGCCCTGGCCGCCAAGCACGAGGTCCCGGTGAAGGCGGCTGCCGTGCAGTTCGCCCTGGCGCATCCGGCTGTCGCGGCAGTGATCCCCGGCGCAAGCAAGCCCTCGCGTATCGCCGAAGACCACGCCGCGCTGAAGGCTGTCATTCCCGTCGACTTCTGGCGCGAGATGCGTCAGCAGGGTCTCGTATCGCCGGATGCGCCGCTGCCCGGCAACGCCTGA
- a CDS encoding LysR family transcriptional regulator codes for MRVVQAGSFAGAARSFGLSPSAISKLVARLESRLGTRLIVRTTRTLQLTSEGETYYARALRVLADIDETERLVAHGGAAPPSGKLRVNASVSFGVWKIVPLIPEFLAAYPLVELDLSLNDSIVDLVEDRADVAIRVGVLPDSGLKARKISEAGHVVFASPAYLERRGTPASPDDLAAHNCLVFNLARSFNAWPFLDPATGKSRSVPVSGNFQANNGETLRRMAVDGLGIGRLSSYHVDRDIAAGRLVPILEDFNAGERQVTHAVFVGHEHLATRIRAFVDFLAERVPASEDWFRRD; via the coding sequence ATGCGCGTCGTGCAGGCGGGCAGCTTTGCCGGCGCCGCGCGGAGTTTCGGCCTCTCGCCCTCGGCGATCAGCAAACTGGTGGCCCGGCTGGAAAGCCGCCTCGGTACACGCCTGATCGTGCGCACCACACGCACCTTGCAACTCACCTCCGAGGGCGAAACCTATTACGCACGGGCGTTACGCGTCTTGGCTGACATTGACGAGACCGAGCGCCTCGTCGCGCACGGCGGTGCCGCGCCGCCGTCCGGAAAGCTGCGGGTAAACGCCTCGGTGTCGTTCGGCGTGTGGAAGATCGTCCCCCTCATTCCCGAATTCCTCGCCGCCTACCCACTGGTCGAGCTTGACCTGTCGCTCAACGACAGCATCGTCGACCTGGTGGAAGACCGCGCCGACGTCGCGATCCGTGTCGGCGTGCTGCCCGACTCCGGCCTGAAGGCGCGCAAGATCAGCGAGGCGGGGCACGTCGTGTTTGCCTCTCCGGCCTATCTGGAACGACGTGGCACGCCGGCCAGCCCCGACGACCTGGCCGCGCACAATTGCCTGGTCTTCAATCTGGCCCGCTCGTTCAATGCCTGGCCCTTCCTCGATCCCGCCACCGGGAAGAGCCGATCCGTGCCGGTCAGCGGTAACTTCCAGGCCAACAACGGCGAGACGCTGCGGCGCATGGCTGTCGACGGCCTGGGGATCGGCCGGCTATCGTCGTATCACGTGGACAGGGACATCGCCGCCGGTCGGCTGGTGCCCATCCTCGAGGACTTCAATGCCGGCGAGCGCCAGGTGACGCATGCCGTGTTTGTCGGTCATGAGCATCTGGCCACGCGCATACGGGCGTTCGTGGATTTTCTCGCCGAGCGGGTGCCGGCCTCGGAGGATTGGTTCCGGCGGGATTGA
- a CDS encoding winged helix-turn-helix transcriptional regulator, protein MTTNLIDNDRTCPVGRALDVIGDRWSLLIVREAFDGVSRFGDFQRELGVARNILTDRLRKLVDAGILLSQPAADGSAYQAYVLTPSGENLFPIVVALRQWGEKHLFTRGEKYSRLIDIGTGRPVPLMTPRTSEGRPLSASETRVKKVV, encoded by the coding sequence ATGACCACGAACCTTATCGATAACGATCGGACCTGCCCCGTAGGGCGGGCGCTCGATGTCATCGGCGATCGCTGGTCCTTGCTGATCGTCCGCGAGGCGTTCGATGGTGTCAGTCGTTTCGGGGACTTCCAGCGCGAGCTGGGCGTGGCTCGCAACATCCTGACCGATCGTCTGCGCAAACTGGTCGATGCCGGCATCCTGCTCAGTCAGCCCGCGGCCGATGGCAGCGCGTACCAGGCCTACGTGCTCACGCCGAGCGGGGAAAACCTGTTCCCCATCGTCGTGGCACTGCGCCAGTGGGGTGAAAAGCATCTCTTCACGCGCGGCGAGAAATACTCCCGCCTCATCGACATCGGCACGGGCAGGCCGGTGCCGCTCATGACGCCGCGTACCAGCGAAGGACGCCCGCTATCGGCCAGCGAAACGCGGGTGAAAAAGGTGGTGTGA